One genomic region from Remersonia thermophila strain ATCC 22073 chromosome 1, whole genome shotgun sequence encodes:
- a CDS encoding DNA-directed RNA polymerase II subunit RPB1 — protein sequence MANLIFAHSSAPIRTIQEIQFGLLSPEEIKAMSVCHIIYPETMDESRTKPRDGGLNDPLLGSVDRQFKCKTCTENMTECPGHFGHIELARPVYHPGFIRRTKKLLEMVCHNCSKVLADRSDPQYAAAMRIRDPKVRFKRVWDICKSKKRCDNDPPKQAEDGEFKPDSAAPTEGHGGCGNIQPVIRQQALTLWAHFETKDEDGIKTKEKKVITPEMALNIFRRMSDDEMIDIGLNISQARPEWMIITVLPVPPPPVRPSISMDGTGTGLRNEDDLTYKLGDIIRANGNVRQAIAEGSPQHIISDFENLLQYHVATYMDNDIAGQPQALQKSGRPVKAIRARLKGKEGRLRGNLMGKRVDFSARTVITGDANISLDEVGVPRSIARTLTYPETVTPYNIAKLTKYVQNGPNEHPGARFVVRSDGTRMDLRHYRRATTIQLEYGWKVERHLMDGDYIIFNRQPSLHKESMMGHRVRVMPYSTFRLNLSVTSPYNADFDGDEMNLHVPQTEETRAEVKELCMVPLNIVSPQRNGPLMGIVQDTLAGAYKLCRRDVFLTKEEVMNTMMWVPDWDGVIPIPAIHKPRPRWTGKQIISMIIPKIINMHMGSESPDKDHPLKDDGLLIQQGQVIYGLLSKKSIGAAGGGIVHLCYNELGPQGAMEFLNGCQRVVNYWLLHNGHSIGIGDTIPDPKTIELIEKHINEEKEEVRRLTQQATNNLLEPLPGMNIRETFENKVSTALNRARDKAGTSAEKSLKDLNNAVTMARSGSKGSSINISQMSALVGQQIVEGKRIPFGFKYRTLPHFTKDDYSPEARGFVENSYLRGLTPTEFFFHAMAGREGLIDTAVKTAETGYIQRRLVKALEDAEARYDGTVRNSLGDIIQFIYGEDGLDGIAIEKQRVDHMNLSNKAFDKRFRLDVMDPASSGVALDALEYGREMASDPAVQELLDQEYEQLLADRKLLRQINKRKGAEDNMQLPLNIARIIETAKKLFKVDEAHRSDLTPNDVIPAVKALLDRMVVIRGDDPISKEADYNSTILFKAQLRSRLAYKRLAVEQRINKLAFEHILGELENRWQRSMVAPGEMVGVLAAQSIGEPATQMTLNTFHFAGVSSKNVTLGVPRLKEILNVAKDIKTPSMVVYIDAENATQEDAKRMRNVVEHTSLRSVTAMTEIYYDPDITTTTIPEDYDMVESYFLIPDASDQDSIENQSRWLLRITLDRQKMLDKGLRVEDVAQVIKDEYRRDVAVIFSDNNAEEMVLRIRVIRQADDKDEDGNKIIEEDEMLKRLEKHLLDSCTLRGVPGIERAFLNKGTKVVERADGSQVAIKDLPECQEWYLDTQGTSLREVLTIEGVDARRTSTNDLYQIVDMLGIEAARAALLQELTQVLAFDGSYVNHRHLALLVDVMTYRGSIAAVTRHGINRADTGALMRCSFEETVEILLEAAAVGELDDCRGISENVMLGQMAPMGTGHFDVLLDPKMLETVISDNSRMGLMPGMTIKGAQLEGAATPYDTGSPLADEGFLGGYSPTPGNFSPIQGGGSDSPSGFGTEYGGGFGSSTVNPYATSPRATSPFSTSPTSPFTYGGYSPSSPAGYSPTSPLIGAGGRYASSPQFSPSSPSFSPTSPMLRPGSPTSPNYSPTSPSYSPASPAAGIGARHYSPTSPAQFNSPTSPSYSPTSPSYSPASPAFQATSPSYSPASPTWSPTSPDAYSPTSPAFHRSPGQQLSPTSPGYSPTSPSFSPRTPGRTQGGGGGDQYSPTSPQND from the exons ATGGCGAACCTCATCTTCGCGCACTCGAGTGCGCCCATCCGCACCATCCAGGAGATCCAGTTCGGCCTCCTCTCGCCCGAGGAAATCAAGGCGATGAGCGTGTGCCACATCATCTACCCGGAAACCATGGATGAGTCGCGCACCAAGcctcgcgacggcggcctcaaCGATCCCCTTCTCGGCTCCGTCGACCGCCAGTTCAAGTGCAAGACGTGCACCGAGAACATGACCGAGTGCCCGGGTCACTTTGGCCAcatcgagctcgcccgccccgtctACCACCCGGGTTTCATCCGGCGCACCAAAAAGCTGCTGGAGATGGTCTGCCACAACTGTAGCAAGGTGTTGGCCGATCGG TCCGACCCGCagtacgccgccgccatgcgcaTCCGCGACCCCAAGGTCCGCTTCAAGCGGGTCTGGGACATTTGCAAGAGCAAGAAGCGCTGCGATAACGACCCCcccaagcaggccgaggacggcgagttCAAGCCCGACagcgccgccccgaccgagggccacggcggctgcggcaacATCCAGCCCGTCATCCGCCAGCAGGCGCTCACGCTCTGGGCCCACTTCGAgaccaaggacgaggacggcatcaAGACCAAGGAGAAAAAGGTCATCACGCCCGAGATGGCCCTCAACATCTTCCGCCGCATgtcggacgacgagatgATCGACATCGGCCTCAACATCTCGCAGGCCCGCCCCGAGTGGATGATCATCACGGTCCTGCCcgtcccgcccccgcccgtcCGCCCCAGCATCTCGATGgacggcaccggcacggGCCTTCGcaacgaggacgacctgACGTACAAGCTCGGCGACATTATTCGTGCCAACGGCAACGTccgccaggccatcgccgagggctcCCCGCAGCACATCATCAGCGACTTTGAGAACCTCCTCCAGTACCACGTCGCCACCTACATGGACAATGACATTGCCGGCCAGCCGCAGGCCCTTCAGAAGAGCGGCCGTcccgtcaaggccatccgcgcccgcctcaagggcaaggagggtCGCCTTCGCGGCAACTTGATGGGCAAGCGCGTCGACTTTTCGGCCCGCACCGTCATCACGGGCGACGCCAACATCTCGTtggacgaggtcggcgtgcCGCGCAGCATCGCCCGCACCCTCACCTACCCCGAGACCGTCACGCCCTACAACATTGCCAAGCTCACAAAGTACGTCCAGAACGGCCCCAACGAGCACCCGGGCGCCCGCTTCGTCGTGCGCTCCGACGGCACGCGCATGGACCTGCGCCACTAccgccgcgccaccaccatccagCTCGAGTACGGCTGGAAGGTGGAGCGCCACCTCATGGACGGCGACTACATCATCTTCAACCGTCAGCCCTCGCTGCACAAGGAGTCCATGATGGGCCACCGCGTCCGCGTCATGCCCTACTCGACCTTCCGCCTCAACCTGTCCGTCACCTCCCCGTACAACGCCGATttcgacggcgacgagatgAACCTGCACGTTCCCCAGACCGAGGAGACGCGcgccgaggtcaaggagctcTGCATGGTCCCGCTCAACATTGTGTCGCCCCAGCGCAACGGCCCCCTCATGGGCATCGTCCAGGAcacgctggccggcgcctaCAAGCTCTGCCGCCGCGACGTCTTCctcaccaaggaggaggtcaTGAACACCATGATGTGGGTCCCCGACTGGGACGGCGTCATCCCCATCCCGGCCATCCACaagccccgcccccgctggACCGGCAAGCAGATCATCAGCATGATCATCCCCAAGATCATCAACATGCACATGGGCTCCGAGTCCCCGGACAAGGACCATCCGCTCAAGGACGATGGCCTCCTGATccagcagggccaggtcATCTACGGCCTGCTGTCCAAGAAGagcatcggcgccgccggcggcggcatcgtccaCCTCTGCTACAACGAGCTGGGGCCCCAGGGCGCCATGGAGTTCCTCAACGGGTGCCAGCGCGTGGTCAACTACTGGCTGCTGCACAACGGCCAcagcatcggcatcggcgacaCCATCCCCGACCCCAAGACCATCGAGCTGATCGAGAAGCACATcaacgaggagaaggaggaggtccGCAGGCTGACCCAGCAGGCCACCAACAACCTGCTCGAGCCTCTCCCCGGCATGAACATCCGCGAGACCTTTGAGAACAAGGTCTCGACCGCCCTGAACAGGGCCCGCGACAAGGCCGGCacgtcggccgagaagagccTGAAGGACCTGAACAACGCCGTCACCATGGCCCGCTCCGGCTCCAAGGGCTCGTCCATCAACATCTCCCAGATGTCGGCCCTGGTCGGCCAGCAGATCGTCGAGGGCAAGCGCATCCCCTTCGGCTTCAAGTACCGCACCTTGCCGCACTTCACAAAGGACGACTACtcgcccgaggcccgcggcTTCGTCGAGAACTCGTACCTCCGCGGCCTGACCCCGACCGAGTTCTTCTTccacgccatggccggccgcgagggtTTGATCGACACCgccgtcaagacggccgagacgggtTACATCCAGCGTCGCCTcgtcaaggcgctcgaggacgccgaggcccgctACGACGGCACCGTGCGCAACTCGCTCGGCGACATCATCCAGTTCATctacggcgaggacggcctcgacggcatcgccatcgagAAGCAGCGCGTCGACCACATGAACCTTTCCAACAAGGCGTTCGACAAGCGCTTCCGCCTCGACGTCATGGAcccggcgagctcgggcgtcgcgctcgacgccctcgagtACGGCCGCGAGATGGCCAGCGACCCGGCGGTCCAGGAGCTCCTGGACCAGGAGTACGAGCAGCTCCTGGCCGACCGCAAGCTCCTGCGCCAGATCAACAAGcgcaagggcgccgaggacaacATGCAGCTGCCCTTGAACATCGCCCGCATcatcgagacggccaagaagctgttcaaggtcgacgaggcccaccGCAGCGACCTGACGCCCAACGACGTCATCCCCGCGGTCAAGGCCCTCCTCGATCGCATGGTGGTGATTCGCGGCGACGATCCCATCTCCAAGGAGGCCGACTACAACTCGACCATCCTCTTCAAGGCCCAGCTGCGGTCCCGCCTGGCCTACAAGCGCCTCGCCGTGGAGCAGCGCATCAACAAGCTGGCCTTCGAGCACATcctgggcgagctcgagaaccGCTGGCAGCGCTCCATGGTCGCCCCCGGCGAAATggtcggcgtgctggccGCCCAGTCCATCGGCGAGCCCGCCACCCAGATGACGCTCAACACGTTCCACTTCGCCGGCGTGTCGTCCAAGAACGTCACCCTCGGCGTCCCGCGCCTCAAGGAGATTCTCAACGTCGCCAAGGACATCAAGACGCCGTCCATGGTGGTCTACATCGACGCCGAAAACGCCACCCAGGAGGACGCCAAGCGCATGCGCAACGTGGTCGAGCACACCAGCCTGCGCTCCGTCACGGCCATGACCGAGATCTACTACGATCCCgacatcaccaccaccaccatccccgagGACTACGACATGGTCGAGTCGTACTTTTTGATCCCGGACGCCTCGGACCAGGACTCGATCGAGAACCAGTCGCGCTGGCTGCTGAGGATCACGCTCGACCGCCAAAAGATGCTCGACAAGGGCCTGCGCGTCGAGGACGTTGCCCAGGTCATCAAGGACGAGTACCGCCGGGACGTGGCCGTCATCTTCAGCGATAacaacgccgaggagatggtcctccgcatccgcgtcattcgccaggccgacgacaaggacgaggacggaaACAAGATCATCGAGGAAGACGAAATGctcaagcgcctcgagaaGCACCTCCTGGACAGCTGCACGCTGCGCGGCGTCCCCGGCATCGAGCGCGCCTTCTTGAACAAGGGCaccaaggtggtggagcgcgccgacggctcccAGGTGGCCATCAAGGACCTGCCCGAGTGCCAGGAGTGGTACCTCGACACCCAGGGAACGTCGCTGCGCGAGGTCCTGACCATCGAAGGCGTCGACGCCCGGCGCACCTCGACCAACGACCTGTACCAGATCGTCGACATGCTCggcatcgaggccgcccgcgcggccctCCTGCAGGAGCTGACCCAGGTGCTTGCCTTTGACGGCTCCTACGtcaaccaccgccacctggcgctgctcgtcgacgtcatgACGTACCgcggcagcatcgccgccgtgacGCGCCACGGCATCAACCGCGCCGACACGGGCGCCCTGATGCGCTGCTCGTTCGAGGAGACGGTCGAgatcctgctcgaggcggccgccgtcggcgagctcgacgactGCCGCGGCATCTCGGAGAACGTCATGCTGGGCCAGATGGCGCCCATGGGCACCGGCCACTTCGACGTCCTTCTCGACCCTAAGATGCTCGAGACGGTCATCTCGGACAACTCCCGCATGGGCCTGATGCCGGGCATGACCATCAagggcgcccagctcgagggcgccgcgaCCCCTTACGACACGGGCTCgcccctggccgacgagggcttCCTGGGCGGCTACTCGCCCACCCCGGGCAACTTCTCGCccatccagggcggcggctccgacaGCCCGAGCGGGTTCGGCACCGagtacggcggcggcttcggctccAGCACCGTCAACCCCTACGCGACCAGCCCGCGCGCCACGAGCCCcttctcgacgtcgccgacctccccCTTCACCTACGGCGGCtactcgccctcgtcgccggccggctaCTCGCCCACGTCTCccctcatcggcgccggcggccgctaCGCCTCGAGCCCGCAGTTCagcccgtcctccccctccttctcgcccacctcgcccatGCTCCGGCCCGGAAGCCCGACGTCCCCCAACTACAGCCCGACCTCGCCTTCCTActctcccgcctccccggccgccggcatcggcgCGCGGCACTACagcccgacctcgccggcccagTTCAACTCgcccacgtcgccgtcgtaCTCGCCCACCAGCCCGAGCTacagcccggcctcgcccgccttcCAGGCCACGTCCCCGAGCtactcgccggcctcgccgacgtggtcGCCCACGAGCCCGGACGCGTACTCGCCTACCAGCCCGGCCTTCCACAGGAGCCCGGGGCAGCAGCTGagcccgacgagcccgggGTATAGCCCGACGAGCCCAAGCttctcgccgaggacgccgggTAGGAcgcaaggcggcgggggcggtgatCAATA CTCGCCTACCTCGCCGCAGAACGATTAA